In one window of Ovis aries strain OAR_USU_Benz2616 breed Rambouillet chromosome 3, ARS-UI_Ramb_v3.0, whole genome shotgun sequence DNA:
- the LOC101120482 gene encoding C-type lectin domain family 2 member F-like isoform X1, with amino-acid sequence MTVKEPSPRASEMESERIENRKVVEQRIKRPGIVTKKMLIMSSMICGGIAFLLWAVLGFPQKSKNPVIFNNKTCSEDSIICPQSWNRINNNCFFQSEREKTWMDGQTKCTAHSGSLAIFNSKNEVESLMPYLGPSCYWIGLKMDSTSKLWIWTNGDVFSNWFSIDGSGECACMFQKGISSGNCSDAKKYTCSRKGFCP; translated from the exons ATGACTGTCAAAGAGCCTTCTCCAAGAGCGTCTGAGATGGAGAGTGAAAGGATTGAGAATAGGAAGGTTGTGGAGCAGAGGATCAAAAGGCCAG GTATAGTAACAAAGAAAATGCTAATCATGTCAAGTATGATTTGTGGAggtattgcctttcttctttGGGCAGTGTTAGGATTTCCTCAAAAAT CTAAAAATCCAGTGATCTTCAACAACAAGACATGCTCTGAGGATTCAATTATATGTCCACAAAGCTGGAACCGAATCAATAATAATTGTTTCTTTCAATCTGAACGTGAAAAAACTTGGATGGATGGCCAGACAAAATGCACGGCTCACTCTGGATCTCTGGCCATATTCAACTCCAAGAATGAAGTG GAATCTCTGATGCCCTATCTGGGACCCTCTTGCTATTGGATTGGACTGAAAATGGACAGCACAAGCAAACTCTGGATATGGACAAATGGAGATGTATTCAGCAACTG gTTCAGTATTGACGGAAGTGGAGAATGTGCCTGCATGTTTCAGAAGGGCATAAGCAGTGGCAATTGTAGTGATGCAAAAAAGTACACATGCAGCAGAAAAGGGTTTTGTCCTTAG
- the LOC101120482 gene encoding C-type lectin domain family 2 member F-like isoform X2 → MTVKEPSPRASEMESERIENRKVVEQRIKRPAKNPVIFNNKTCSEDSIICPQSWNRINNNCFFQSEREKTWMDGQTKCTAHSGSLAIFNSKNEVESLMPYLGPSCYWIGLKMDSTSKLWIWTNGDVFSNWFSIDGSGECACMFQKGISSGNCSDAKKYTCSRKGFCP, encoded by the exons ATGACTGTCAAAGAGCCTTCTCCAAGAGCGTCTGAGATGGAGAGTGAAAGGATTGAGAATAGGAAGGTTGTGGAGCAGAGGATCAAAAGGCCAG CTAAAAATCCAGTGATCTTCAACAACAAGACATGCTCTGAGGATTCAATTATATGTCCACAAAGCTGGAACCGAATCAATAATAATTGTTTCTTTCAATCTGAACGTGAAAAAACTTGGATGGATGGCCAGACAAAATGCACGGCTCACTCTGGATCTCTGGCCATATTCAACTCCAAGAATGAAGTG GAATCTCTGATGCCCTATCTGGGACCCTCTTGCTATTGGATTGGACTGAAAATGGACAGCACAAGCAAACTCTGGATATGGACAAATGGAGATGTATTCAGCAACTG gTTCAGTATTGACGGAAGTGGAGAATGTGCCTGCATGTTTCAGAAGGGCATAAGCAGTGGCAATTGTAGTGATGCAAAAAAGTACACATGCAGCAGAAAAGGGTTTTGTCCTTAG